A single Hemiscyllium ocellatum isolate sHemOce1 chromosome 18, sHemOce1.pat.X.cur, whole genome shotgun sequence DNA region contains:
- the rag1 gene encoding V(D)J recombination-activating protein 1, which translates to MPLETLPLDKKTFEDKALEQMLLECDPSKNKSCDFSQIKAKSLEEHILRLQNLCRICGVAFNTNCYDMKYPVNGPVDDVTQEVLKKMGHGECFWPELIRNTFRIDVKTDTEARYPTHFCYNCWRIVIQTINNTTNEDAFFPISTIIEWKPHSNLCSICNFLSGPRKRKGLKRSPPVTKKPKVTTDAPVRPRVIKRKDQVTSTSLLLARKIINCKKFHLTSNLLVLDYPNNFIQSVSCQVCEHLLADPVQSPCKHLFCRTCILKCIAVLGKFCPVCRFPCAPKELLSPVKSFINVLNSLVLKCPATDCEMEVRLGEYSNHAQNHKEIRMKHAYSPVNKGGRPRLHLLSLTRRAQKHRLRNLKLQVKAFADKEEDGDVKSVCLTLLLLALRAGNEHRQADELEAVMQGKGSELKPAVCLAIRVNTFLSCSQYHKMYRTVKATTGKQIFQPLHALRNAEKILLPGYYSFEWQPPLANVSTNTEVGIIDGLSGWTQCIDDYPMETISRRFRYDVALAAAVKELEDDILEGLKRHSVDEFVSGPFTVVIKESCDGMGDVSEKHGCGPPVPEKAVRFSITIMSISVMNNNDEKVVIFEELKPNSELCCRPLSLMLADESDHETLTAILGPVIAEREAMKTSDLILEIGDLHRSFRFIFRGTGYDEKLVREMEGLEASGSMFVCTLCDSTRYEASQNLVFHSITRSHEENLMRYEIWRSNPYCETAEELRDRVKGVSAKPFIETQPSIDALHCDIGNATEFYKLFQDEIGELYKNPNTSKEERKRWQAMLDKHLRKKMNLKPVMRLNGNFARKLMTKETVDAVCELIPSEERRQILRELMHLYLQMKPVWRSTFPARECPDLLCQYSYNSQRFAELLHTEFKHRYEGKITNYLHKTLAHVPEIIERDGSIGAWASEGNESGNKLFRRFRKMNARQSKSYELEDILKHHWLYTSKYLQRFMEVHNTLKDIKCATVEPELISTEDTIPNDNSFDF; encoded by the coding sequence GGAAGAGCATATATTGCGATTGCAAAATCTCTGTCGCATTTGTGGAGTTGCCTTTAACACCAACTGTTATGATATGAAATACCCAGTAAATGGTCCTGTTGATGATGTCACCCAAGAGGTGCTCAAGAAAATGGGACATGGCGAGTGTTTTTGGCCAGAACTCATCCGTAACACATTTAGGATCGATGTCAAGACAGATACAGAAGCCAGATACCCCACTCACTTCTGCTATAACTGTTGGCGTATTGTGATTCAGACAATTAACAATACAACGAATGAAGATGCATTCTTTCCGATCAGTACAATCATTGAGTGGAAACCACATTCCAATCTTTGCAGCATTTGCAACTTTTTGAGTGGGCCCCGCAAACGAAAAGGTCTGAAACGAAGTCCACCAGTCACAAAGAAGCCCAAAGTCACAACTGATGCTCCAGTCAGACCAAGAGTCATTAAAAGAAAAGATCAGGTGACTAGCACAAGTTTGTTATTGGCCAGAAAGATTATCAACTGCAAGAAGTTTCATCTAACTTCAAATCTCCTTGTGCTTGATTATCCCAATAATTTTATCCAGTCCGTGTCATGTCAGGTTTGTGAGCACTTACTTGCTGACCCTGTGCAATCACCTTGCAAGCACCTGTTCTGCAGAACGTGTATCCTCAAATGCATTGCTGTCCTCGGCAAGTTTTGCCCAGTTTGTAGATTTCCTTGTGCTCCCAAAGAGCTCTTAAGCCCTGTTAAATCATTCATAAATGTTCTTAATTCACTTGTACTCAAATGTCCAGCAACAGATTGTGAAATGGAGGTGAGACTCGGTGAATATTCGAATCATGCTCAAAACCATAAAGAAATAAGAATGAAGCACGCTTACTCACCAGTGAACAAGGGAGGTCGTCCAAGACTACATTTGCTTTCTCTCACCCGAAGAGCTCAAAAGCATCGTCTGAGAAATCTGAAACTTCAGGTGAAGGCTTTCGCAGACAAAGAGGAAGATGGTGATGTAAAGTCCGTTTGCCTGACTCTGTTACTTCTGGCACTCAGAGCTGGCAATGAGCACAGGCAAGCAGATGAGCTGGAAGCGGTAATGCAGGGGAAAGGATCCGAACTGAAGCCAGCAGTCTGCCTTGCCATTAGAGTGAACACTTTTCTGAGTTGCAGTCAGTATCATAAAATGTACAGGACAGTCAAAGCAACAACTGGGAAGCAGATCTTCCAGCCGTTGCATGCTCTTCGAAATGCAGAAAAAATACTGTTGCCAGGTTATTATTCATTTGAGTGGCAGCCCCCTCTAGCAAATGTCTCGACAAACACTGAAGTGGGAATTATAGATGGTCTGAGTGGATGGACACAGTGTATCGATGATTATCCAATGGAAACCATTTCAAGACGGTTTAGGTATGATGTGGCACTTGCTGCAGCTGTGAAGGAGCTCGAGGATGATATTCTAGAAGGTTTAAAACGCCATAGCGTAGACGAGTTTGTGAGTGGACCGTTTACTGTTGTAATCAAGGAGTCTTGTGATGGAATGGGCGATGTCAGCGAGAAACACGGATGCGGTCCTCCTGTTCCAGAAAAGGCAGTGAGGTTTTCCATTACAATCATGAGCATAAGTGTGATGAATAACAACGATGAGAAAGTGGTCATTTTTGAGGAGTTGAAGCCTAATTCTGAGCTGTGCTGCCGACCACTTTCCCTGATGTTGGCGGACGAATCTGACCACGAAACGTTGACAGCGATCCTGGGCCCAGTAATCGCTGAGCGAGAAGCTATGAAGACTAGCGATTTGATCCTTGAGATTGGGGATTTGCACAGATCCTTCCGGTTTATCTTCAGGGGCACAGGGTATGATGAGAAGCTTGTTCGGGAAATGGAAGGCCTCGAAGCCTCGGGCTCAATGTTCGTCTGTACGCTGTGCGATTCCACACGATATGAGGCTTCCCAGAACCTGGTTTTTCATTCCATAACAAGGAGCCACGAAGAGAACTTGATGCGCTATGAGATTTGGCGCTCCAACCCGTACTGCGAAACCGCGGAGGAGTTGCGTGACCGGGTGAAGGGGGTTTCAGCAAAGCCCTTCATCGAAACTCAGCCGTCCATTGATGCCTTGCACTGCGACATTGGAAATGCCACTGAGTTCTACAAGCTCTTCCAGGACGAGATCGGGGAGCTGTACAAAAATCCAAATACCTCCAAGGAGGAGAGGAAGCGCTGGCAAGCGATGCTTGACAAGCACTTAAGGAAGAAGATGAACCTGAAGCCTGTCATGAGGCTGAATGGAAATTTTGCACGGAAGCTAATGACTAAAGAGACGGTCGACGCTGTGTGTGAACTGATTCCGTCTGAAGAAAGGCGACAAATCCTCAGGGAGCTCATGCATCTTTATCTTCAGATGAAACCAGTGTGGCGTTCCACGTTTCCAGCCAGGGAGTGTCCTGACCTTCTTTGTCAGTACAGCTACAATTCCCAGAGATTTGCAGAACTGCTTCATACAGAGTTCAAGCACAGATACGAAGGGAAAATCACCAACTACCTGCACAAAACACTGGCTCACGTCCCCGAGATCATTGAAAGAGATGGCTCTATAGGTGCTTGGGCGAGTGAAGGCAATGAATCAGGCAACAAACTCTTCCGGCGTTTCAGGAAAATGAATGCAAGGCAGTCCAAAAGCTATGAATTGGAAGACATTTTGAAGCATCACTGGCTGTACACTTCAAAATATTTGCAACGGTTCATGGAAGTGCACAATACGTTAAAGGACATCAAGTGTGCAACTGTAGAACCTGAACTGATCAGTACAGAAGATACAATACCTAAtgataattcatttgatttttaa